GCTCCCGTCTCCTCATCATTAAAGTGTTCTGACTGACACACAGGAGTGTTCACTGTATTAATTTCAAGCCAGAGCCTATAAGTCTAAATCCTAcctaaaaatgtttacatatgAAGTGTGACCATCCCCTTAGACTAGAAAAAAGTCGGATGACCCTCCCCTCaacaaagaaataaagacaGGACCCTCCCCTATTTTCATCCGGTGACCCCTTCCATAAATACTGAATGGTCCCTTAGTTGATagattattagtggtgcttgcatttatgcaaagcatcactattattattgctcagagatattatttttcttatattctggacaaaatttcggcgcgtaactcgtcccgcactgTTTGTTGTAGACCCCCGAATGAGGGCTCTAATCGACCAGTTTATTGAGGAatggtgtgctatgacttttataagcgatcgggtgcatgatttccgaaaggggggcaaaaAAAACACCCGAAAAATCCAGTTGACTTTAAATTGCACagaattttgacgggtcataccTCGGCTCAAGGATTTTgcagaaacatgtgggttacaacttttgaagagggtggtgggctctgtaagaacatacatcacattggggtgtacaTTGTACctctggggtgtaagaggcacctaaaattccccattgacttataatggagcagggaacacgcccatataatcACTAGCctcatcattggccactccaaAGCCACGCCCTTACAACCACATTTGAGCACCCttgcaaccaaataaacaaagccttatatctccgtattagaacatcatagagacacgggggttggaccgatttacttgtgactcggagtgtaatcacttgTGGATGCgtattttctccctagcaaccaaatacagtaccctagcaacggaataaacaaatctttatatctctgcatcagaacatcgtagagacatgggggttggatttttttacttgttacttGGCGCATAATCATTCTTGAATAATATTGCCACgacaagcaccacttcacattttctgaagataatgtacctatctagttttAAATACTACCTTTTTTCCATCGAAATTGTGATAATTTGCTTTGTACCAGGATGTACAGTCAAACCAGGAAAGGACAAGCAGTACGTTTCCATCATTTGCTGGTTTTGATGGTTTATAGATGTAAGTATAACAACCATAGCTCAGCTGACGGAcgtgaaaaacaaacaaaatactcACTTTATACTCTGGCCTCCGTTTCTCCCTTTTTTGCATATCATTATGTCAGTATCAGTATTTTCTTTCTACCATGCACAAATAAAAATCTCACTAAACTTTTGTGGTGTAATTGTTACAATGAGCACTTAATACTTAATAATtactaaaaacacacacaaaaacaaattatACACGGGCACTGCACTAGTTCATAAAAAGATATACCTGTATTATAAAACAGCGCGTCAGTCGTAACCAAAGGCAAGTTCGCGTTGCTGAAATGTCCATGCTAAGCGTTCACAATATAACTGTCACAATAAGTCTCGGAGTCAAATGCAAGTTCACAAATTTATTgagaagagagaaagagggtGAGACAGAGCAAAAGTCAATATAGTGCAACTGAAGAAAGCAGCTGAAACCTGGAAGAGGCTGGTGCCTAAAGACAAAGCGAACCAGCTGTACCGGGAAACAGGCAGAGTTCAAACGAGGTCAAGTTCATGTACATCCACAGTCGTGTGAACTCCGGGTGTAGACAAGCTTCCGGATGCCGGGAACCGAACCTGAGATTGGagaagagagagaaacacagaACATCCGACAGGACAAGGCAGGGCAGCAGGACTGTGACCAACCGAAACAATGAGCGCGACGAGAGACAGGACGGCGTGCTATTTAAAGGAAAATACTAACAAGACACCACCGGTGAACAATTACCGAAACAAGTGGGCGGGGCAAGTGCACACATGAGGAACCGTCACCAACaggtaaataaacaaacacacacacacaaccgaTCACCCAGGAGTCATGACAGCAGCCTCCCCCCCAAGACCGGCACCAGGCTTGTCTGGAATTAGCCGCCATCGAACTCCAGCACCAACAGATTTGGTGGACATCACATAACATGAGCTAGGTGTATCCATTGGCACATCTACAGGCTTTGGATCGGGTTGTTGAAAGCTGGAGGATGAACCTGCCAACTTATTCAACACCGTGATGCGAAGATCATCCTTCCAGAGCTTTGCAGCCACCCTGTGGCGGTGCTCGGCACCAGAAAAAGGGGGGAGAAGCTTCCAGAGGAATGAAACCCATCTCCGCAGATCCAAGAGAGTCATGCCCTCGCAGTGAGAACACAAACCCCCCACAAACGCTGCCTCAGTATGCTCGAGACCCAGGCACAAGAGACAGAGATCATGACCATCCTTAGGACCCATATACTTTCCGCATCCAGTGCTGCCTGCAAAGTCGAAAGgccatctttaaaaagttgCAAATCTTCGTGAGACGAGAGAattgctgtctttaaaaagacacaaattcAACTCATGTTACTCTTTTAGTGGAAATTCCACTCTTTGATGCTTGTTGATGATGCACACAGGGGAGAGGCAATGCACACACTCAAATAAAAAGAAAGAGGTGGAAACTGCAAGCACCCGCTGTGGTATTGtcagtccaaccaacttcagcaacaATGTACTCCTGTAGAGcagagtagcttctcagtagcagatactgcctgCTTTTGAAGCAAAAAATGCTGATTTGGTAATGTGCACCTACTGCTTACATACCCACATGACGGGGCAGTGCCAGCAGATGCAATTACCttcatgccaagttcattgccgTTTTAGTAGTTTTCGAagtagattggtctctctagcgagttcccaattgtcggtcacgacgtgatgTCGTAGTGACTGACTAAAAGGGAACCTTAGTTCTGCATTATTATACCTATTGAATGTATTTATCATGAACCTATATTTAACTGTCAAAAAAGTCTTAATGATCtcaatatttcatttttaactttattgttggtctgtgttaGGAATACTATAGGTAAGTAATAGTCACTCAAATCATAGGGGGAAAGATTATGAGGGATAACTTATGCTGTTATTATCCTGGGAGTTTTCATGCTGTTTTACGTCATGCAATTTTGAACGTTCTCAGATATAAATGATGTTGTCTGTTGATAACTAACTATAGCCACTTATGGTTCCTCTTAAAAGAGGTATATAAAGTTCCTTAACCAGCTAGTCACTGGCTTAACAAAACTGGTGGATTTCAAtatcaacatttattttgttttagaaaatgttcagaaatattaaataatctaaTGTGTTGATACTGTGAACTGTATATTGTGTACATAAGGAATGCTAAAACTGGGACCTAAAGGACAATTCATCGTGTCAATGGGAAACATCACTTTTATAAAGGattttgtcatttctggctttccAGGACTTCAGCCTCAATATTATAGCATTGTATCAGCAGTCCTGTTTTATGTTTATGTGTGTACACTGATGGGAAATGctgtatttattacattatttgtattatCTAAGAGCCTTCAGAAGCCTGTATATTACTGCATTGTAAATCTTGCTGTGTGTGATGTACTCTTCAGCACTACTACATTACCAAAGATAATCAACAGATATTGGTTTAAAGATGGAtccatttcatttttgggctgctttcttcaaatgttttttgtgcattattttggATCGGTCACTTCACATCTGTTGGCAGTTATGGCTATAGATCGCTACGCAGCCATATGTTTCCCACTTCAATATCACAGCATTATGACGGACAGAAATGTTTTCCTTTTGATCTTTGGCCCTTGGATTTTGGGTCTGGTGGGCCCACTGATGATAATCATAAGAGCTTACCCGCTTCCTTACTGTGCAGGAAACACTATTGTACATTGTTACTGTGACCATGTTTCCATTACAACACTTGCGTGCACTAACAGAGAAGAGTATAGTTATCCTGCTTTTGTTAATGCAATGGTAGTGCTGCTGGGTTCACTTGCTATTATTGTTTTCTCTTACTGTGCAATCATTGTGGCCGTTCTGCGTATATCGAGCACTCAAGGAAGACTGAAGACTTTGTCCACCTGCAGTCCCCAGCTCATCATTATTACTCTGTTTTTCTTACCCagatgttttaattatttgtcTAGCTATATTAACATAAAGTTTAGTATTGATTTGCGATTGGTCATTATAATGATGTATAGCCTCTTGCCACCAATGAttaatccatttatttattgtttaagaaCCGATGAGGTGAGAAAAGTCTTAGTGACACAATTGCAAAGGACAAAAATTGGTGTTAAATCAAGGAGGCCATGATCCATATGTCTGGATTTTATCTCATGACGTGACAGGGAAACACCTCAGACATTTGGCCAGTGTCTGAAAtgatgtgtttgtttaatgtatacagtatacagttttgtacagtatatatttttgttaatttaataACAGTTTCATCAACACACACATTCTGTGTGAGTCCTGTACATGTATGGAGAGCACCAATGTAAATGTAACTGTTAGTTACTTGTTTACTCAGTATGTTATGATACCTTTTAATAAATTGCTCTGATGAAATGTATCCAATTGACACTATTTGCCACAATGGTATATTTTAGTGGTAACAAACCGATCATATACCAAAACAACAAGGGTAAAGGGCCATTCACGCTAGATGattatgttaaagggacactttacccatttgcattaagctttgtatagttagaaactcaatcatgtttttgaatgttcATGCATCATTCCCTCTGTTTCCCCTGAGACAGGGGAAATATGGATATCTTTGTAGAGGGGTTGAGACTACAAACACGCCTTTTCTCgatcaaataggcaccaaattctaaatttatgttacatttcgactacaaatatgatccacttttaataaagattaatgtttccacgggtgaaatgctcctttaactataaaaaaagataattttcaAAATCGTTTAAACTGAAAGAGAATAGAAAGACAGCTATGAAAATAAAACCACAAGAATTGTATCACTTTCGTGGCATTTTTTTCCAATAAATGAATGATATAATATTGACAGCAAATAAAATCTTTTCAGATTTAAAGTGTTTGTGAAGTTTAAATAGCAGATGAAACTGGGGAAACTCTTTGCTGaggtccataacataaaataccAGCTGGATGCGTTGTTGCAGTGAAATTGACTATGTCATGTTTTTAGTCTGCTACACTGTGATAAATTGGACGtctaatgattaaaaaaatgatgctaAATGATGGCTCAACCCGTATGTACTCTTCAGAGTAAGGTGGTGTTTATCTACACATGCACCAAAGTGATCCAgcattgatatatatatatatatatatatatatatatatatatatatatatatatatatatatatatatatatacagtgaacAAAAAATAACCCAAAGTACCAACgatgacaaaaaaacaaacagaagaaacaaatgtaaaactgcAAATCACtgtacaaatatatttacacGCACTCTCAGTATCCACAATATACAGGTATGTTTTTGCTCATGGCACCGCAGTAGCACGCTCGCTGAAGTTGGTAAACAAGCCCTGAACTGGAGGCTGGCTGCAGCTTATAACGGCCAGGCTCCGCCCCTTTTACAGGCAACCTCATTATTGCCCAGGTAGGTATTACATTTCCTTAATCATCCAATATatcataatttaataataacaaaataccaaaagaataataacataataacaacaaaacaaacccctgatcataaataataattaaacatgATCAAAACAATAATAACATAATTATTGTTCTCTTTTCCAGATCTCATTTTCTGGTTACCcctacacaaaaacacaaatggtTTCACAGAGTTCTCGTTCACTGCGCCAGCACGGTGCTGACTGATGACGTCATAAGCGATCACCCTTCCACAGCTCGAGTTCCCCCGTATAGCTGCAGCAACCCAATTATGGCAACGAACAAAACAataattcacaataaaacaagacaaagagaCGATGGGTGTGTGTGATTTATCCAGTATGAATGACAGAAGGGAAGTACAAATGGTCGATGTTTCACAGGTAAAGagcggaccgcccctgtcgcgAGTCACTTTCCTCCTTCTGTTCCCaccccgaggaggtcccaaaacaccccgatgaccagacagacaagggaaataaaatgtaacaagtttttataaaatattgaaaatgctTAGGGGGagttaaatacttaaaaaagggACTTCCAGTCTTTTTGTCTTCGCCTCATGGGCACACACCGGGGAGGGGCATTTGGGGTACACGGGGCTCGTGGCTCCGGGCGTACAGATGAGTATACAGGAGGGCACACAGGGTCTTTgctttgggcatacaggtgagtatacaaagGTAATACGCTGGCTCTTAGCTTTGGACATACAGATTAGTATACAGAAGGGCACACTGGACCTTTACTTTGGGGCATACCGGTGAGTATACAAGGGTACAAGCGGGCATGTATAGAGAAAATGGTCGTCCACCAGCACCAGTACACGTTCTCTCAACAGGGTTTCCTTCGCAGCCTAGGGAGTGAATGCTGACAACAGGGACACGGCATGACGCTGCAATATTCAGGTGTACACATGTCAAAGgaaagactcacccactgcactccacacactccaGTGAACTAAGGTCAGCACACCACGATTCGTCCTGATTAATCGAAGACACTGATACAGCGGATGGCCAGGTATAAACGTCACAGCCACGACAATGTAATGTACTCCCTCCTTAGCTGGTTCTGGCTCGCCCACCAATCCTCTCCGCGGTGGGGCTGCTTACACACTGCTCACAACTCACAAGAGGTGCGCTGAGATTCCACACTGGTAAGTAACACACTGATACGACGACAATTTAGCATACTCACAATTTCGTTGACACTAGATTTTCTCCTTTTCCTTCCAGATAATCCACGTGAACACGGCCGGCAGTACAATATCCTCGTTCCTGCCTCCTTGCACTGTACTTCCGGCAGCTCTTCAATGCACTTGATCTCTTCACAGGAAATAACATAGCTCAATACGACATTTCAATGAAGGTAATCCTTACACTCAAACCTGTCCGTGTCCACGCCCAATCCTCAAGTCCACTTCGCCCAATACTTAATATCCACCATACATCCGTCTCTCCAATCACCTCCGCCGCTCCGTCTCACCCGCAGTATCTGCTGGAATAAACTTCTCCAAAGACAATATGGACGGTAACACAGCACTTAGCTCAGTCCCAATGGGTACGTACACGTCCGTCCTTCCTCTCTCATAAGTCCTTTGATGTCGAAGTAATTCCTCTCCTCTCTCTTTCCTCCATGCCGGCCGTTTCTGGCTCTCCACTCGAGGTCACCCCGCTCCTCTCTCTGTGTCACTGTTCCCTTGTGTTCTCCTCAAATGATGGCTTTTATACTCCATCCTCCACCTGTGTGACCCAATCACCAATCCATGTGCTTCACTCTCACAGCTGATGCTCATCTCTTCATTAACCTCTCATGAGTATTACATAAAAATCAATCCAGGCGGAACTATTTACACCATTTTCGTTCCACCCGTATAAGTCACTCCATGACAGATGTGTCACAAAAAGTCTCGAGTCAAATGCAAGTTCTCAAATTTATTaagaagagagaaagagggtCAGACAGTGCAAAAGTCACAGTTCTCAGGAGAGCCACATACGACAACCATCGTCGAACCCACTCTGGATGGAGACCGGGGAGTTCACTTCACTTGACAGAGGGTATGATACACACGTGACTTAAGGTGAGAGTGAACCGGAACCTGGAGACTGATAATCTACTCTAAAGAAATCCACACACGGCTGATGACAGATGGAACGATCACCTCACACAACAGAGGGTATGATACACACTCGACTGAAGGTGAGGGTGAAGCGAACCTGGGAAGCTGGTAATCCACTCTAGTCATGGACTGGGGAGAAATCCACACACGGTAGATGACAGACAGTATTATGCACACACAACTGAAGAAATCCGCTAGAACCCAGAAGAGGCTGGTGTACCGCCTAAAGACGAAGCGAACCAGCTGTACCAGGAAAACAGGCAGAGTTCATACGAGGTCAAGTTCACGTACATCCACAGGCGTGTGATCTCCGGGCATAGACAAGCTTGCGGATGCCGGGGACCAAACCTGAGATTGGagaagagagagaaacacagaACATCCGACAGGACAAAGCAGGGCAGCAGGACTGTGACCAACCGAAACAATGAGCGCGACGAGAGACAGGACGGCGTgccttttaaaggaaaacactaaCAAGACACCACCGGTGAACAATTACCAAAACAAGCGGGCAGGGCTAGTGCATGAGGAGCCGTCACCAACAGGTaattcaacaaacacacacacacacacgaccaATCACCCAGGAGTCATGACAGGATGAGTATAATCTAACACTACAGGGAAT
This sequence is a window from Misgurnus anguillicaudatus chromosome 24, ASM2758022v2, whole genome shotgun sequence. Protein-coding genes within it:
- the LOC129438864 gene encoding olfactory receptor 4B13-like, coding for MLKLGPKGQFIVSMGNITFIKDFVISGFPGLQPQYYSIVSAVLFYVYVCTLMGNAVFITLFVLSKSLQKPVYYCIVNLAVCDVLFSTTTLPKIINRYWFKDGSISFLGCFLQMFFVHYFGSVTSHLLAVMAIDRYAAICFPLQYHSIMTDRNVFLLIFGPWILGLVGPLMIIIRAYPLPYCAGNTIVHCYCDHVSITTLACTNREEYSYPAFVNAMVVLLGSLAIIVFSYCAIIVAVLRISSTQGRLKTLSTCSPQLIIITLFFLPRCFNYLSSYINIKFSIDLRLVIIMMYSLLPPMINPFIYCLRTDEVRKVLVTQLQRTKIGVKSRRP